In Phyllobacterium zundukense, one DNA window encodes the following:
- a CDS encoding sarcosine oxidase subunit delta, whose amino-acid sequence MIIKCPYCGPRDVIEFIYQGDATRKRPEPASVDHAAWNAYVYDRANTGGSHREFWLHGGGCRQHLVVTRDVSTHAISSVAFARDTSAIATDGERA is encoded by the coding sequence ATGATCATCAAATGCCCCTATTGCGGACCACGTGACGTCATTGAGTTCATCTATCAGGGCGATGCGACGCGAAAACGTCCCGAACCAGCATCGGTCGATCATGCTGCCTGGAACGCCTATGTCTACGATCGGGCCAATACGGGCGGCTCGCACCGTGAGTTCTGGTTGCACGGGGGCGGCTGCCGTCAGCATCTTGTCGTCACGCGCGACGTGAGCACCCACGCAATCTCATCGGTTGCATTCGCCCGGGACACATCCGCTATCGCCACAGATGGTGAACGGGCATGA
- a CDS encoding mechanosensitive ion channel family protein — translation MISPFLRQIFLTIAAVLILASPVRMAAAQAPAPEQVQAPVSGIVAEQRPAIDALKKQIADFEQKKDKADTDAALADLRLNLEGTAKKLLELGVSFRPRITEINSRLEQLGPPPAQGQPPEAQVVTDERMRLTTEKAEINAVLGETEDLLIQVNKTIDSIVDARRELFADTLSQRVNINYSLGSEIVDAYGQELQTMNQLVSSWWRFVVSFKWQSMLAAAFFAAVAALVLLIGGQRTLGHLYLRDAAVESPSYLSRLAVAFWSTLMRSLTVVVFLATTYVFLGYFNVLRPDIASLFYMLFCVIGIVYFVHALAQAVICPGAPNWRLVRVAPRPGRILMVLITATATITGLDYIADTINQIAASPLSLTVAKSLVATVLVGLLIIAMALLKPLEDEETGKIKPWPRAMRIFLYTIGLVPIIAALLGYIGFARFVSQQIVINGAVIVTMYLGFLTARAVSDENALAGTKLGRAVQARFGMDETMLDQLGLVASIVINVFVVLFGIPIILLLWGFQWSEMSAWFLTIATGFQIGSVNISLVAIAIGILLFALFYFFTRWFQGWLDNRVMARGKLDSGVRNSIRTAVGYLGLGIAGVIGVSAAGINLSSLALVAGGLSLGIGFGMQAIVSNFVSGLILLAERPFKVGDWIETGGVGGIVKKISVRATEVETFQRQSLIIPNSSFINGSVGNWTHRNKLGRVDIPIAVSHKVDPRRVHAILMDIARGHPLVLKNPEPFVAFKAIVNSAMEFEMRVHLADLSNSGTVQNDIRFTLIDRFEEEGIEIPHPQQDVNLQIDDAEAIIKLLTNRVKSELAAETKKLRS, via the coding sequence GTGATTTCTCCTTTCCTTCGGCAGATATTTCTGACGATTGCCGCCGTGCTGATTCTGGCTAGCCCAGTGCGCATGGCGGCTGCGCAAGCGCCCGCACCAGAACAGGTGCAAGCTCCGGTATCGGGCATCGTCGCTGAACAGCGGCCTGCGATCGATGCGCTGAAGAAGCAAATCGCCGATTTTGAACAGAAAAAAGACAAGGCTGATACCGACGCAGCATTGGCGGATCTGCGCCTTAATTTGGAAGGAACTGCAAAGAAGCTGCTGGAGCTCGGCGTCTCGTTCAGGCCGCGTATCACCGAAATCAATTCACGTCTCGAGCAGCTCGGGCCGCCACCGGCGCAGGGACAGCCGCCCGAAGCGCAGGTCGTCACGGATGAGCGGATGCGGCTAACAACCGAAAAAGCCGAAATCAATGCCGTCCTCGGCGAGACCGAAGATCTGTTGATCCAGGTCAACAAGACGATCGATTCCATTGTCGATGCGCGGCGCGAGCTTTTTGCCGACACGCTTTCACAGCGGGTGAACATCAACTATTCGCTTGGCAGCGAAATCGTCGATGCGTATGGCCAGGAATTGCAGACGATGAACCAACTGGTTTCATCGTGGTGGCGTTTCGTCGTTTCGTTCAAATGGCAATCCATGCTGGCAGCAGCTTTTTTTGCGGCAGTTGCGGCGCTTGTCCTCCTGATCGGCGGTCAACGGACCTTGGGGCACCTTTATCTGCGCGACGCGGCTGTTGAGTCACCATCCTATCTGAGCCGTTTGGCTGTGGCATTCTGGTCGACGCTCATGCGGTCGCTGACAGTCGTTGTCTTCCTCGCCACAACTTATGTTTTTCTTGGCTATTTCAATGTGTTGCGGCCGGATATTGCCTCGCTGTTCTATATGCTTTTTTGCGTGATAGGCATTGTCTATTTCGTTCACGCACTGGCGCAAGCGGTGATTTGTCCTGGTGCGCCGAACTGGCGTCTGGTGCGAGTAGCGCCGAGGCCGGGGCGCATCCTGATGGTCCTGATCACGGCTACGGCAACCATTACCGGGCTTGATTACATTGCTGATACGATCAACCAGATTGCTGCGTCGCCATTGTCATTGACCGTGGCCAAGAGCCTTGTCGCTACCGTTCTGGTAGGCCTACTCATTATCGCCATGGCCTTGCTCAAGCCGCTGGAAGACGAGGAGACGGGGAAAATCAAACCCTGGCCCAGGGCCATGCGTATTTTCCTCTACACGATCGGTCTCGTCCCCATCATTGCGGCACTGCTCGGCTACATCGGATTTGCCCGTTTTGTATCCCAGCAGATTGTCATCAATGGCGCTGTGATCGTCACCATGTATCTCGGTTTCCTGACAGCTCGGGCGGTGTCGGATGAGAATGCGCTTGCTGGGACAAAACTCGGGCGGGCAGTGCAGGCACGCTTTGGCATGGATGAGACAATGCTGGACCAGCTGGGGCTGGTGGCAAGTATTGTCATCAATGTGTTTGTCGTCCTGTTCGGTATTCCGATCATCCTGCTTCTCTGGGGATTCCAGTGGAGCGAGATGTCGGCCTGGTTCCTGACGATCGCCACAGGCTTTCAGATTGGCTCGGTCAACATTTCGCTGGTCGCCATCGCGATCGGTATTTTGCTGTTCGCGCTGTTCTATTTCTTTACCCGCTGGTTCCAGGGCTGGCTCGACAACAGAGTCATGGCTCGCGGCAAACTCGACTCAGGCGTGCGCAATTCGATCCGGACCGCCGTTGGCTATCTGGGACTCGGTATCGCGGGTGTCATCGGTGTTTCTGCGGCGGGTATCAATCTTTCCAGCCTGGCACTGGTTGCAGGCGGTCTGTCGCTCGGCATCGGTTTCGGTATGCAGGCGATCGTCTCGAATTTTGTTTCCGGCCTTATCCTTCTCGCAGAGCGTCCGTTCAAGGTCGGTGACTGGATCGAAACCGGCGGTGTGGGCGGTATTGTCAAGAAGATCAGCGTCCGCGCGACGGAAGTCGAGACGTTCCAACGGCAATCGCTCATCATTCCAAATTCTTCGTTCATCAACGGAAGTGTCGGGAACTGGACCCATCGCAACAAGCTTGGACGTGTCGATATTCCGATTGCGGTTTCGCACAAGGTCGATCCGCGCCGCGTCCATGCGATCCTGATGGATATAGCGCGGGGTCACCCGCTCGTATTGAAGAATCCAGAACCCTTTGTGGCATTCAAGGCCATCGTCAATTCAGCGATGGAGTTCGAGATGCGAGTGCATCTCGCGGATCTTTCCAATTCCGGTACCGTTCAAAATGACATCCGCTTTACCCTGATTGACCGCTTTGAAGAAGAGGGGATCGAAATTCCCCATCCGCAACAGGATGTGAATCTCCAGATTGACGATGCAGAGGCAATTATCAAGCTGCTGACCAACAGGGTGAAGTCCGAATTGGCCGCGGAAACGAAGAAGTTGAGATCCTGA
- a CDS encoding UbiA family prenyltransferase, with protein sequence MDAQSDNKAMDLVVDLDGTLIATDLLWESTFQLLKQNMFYIFLLPVWALRGKGYLKHQISLRVAIDPAILPYRGEFIAYLREEHGKGRRLVLATGAARRFAESIAAHLGVFDAVYATDEIRNLTSTHKTKFLLETFGDAKFAYAGNSKADVPVFNAASEAIVVAPDRAAAKWQRVHSARLFEAPKTSWKAFFKMLRVHQWMKNTLIFVPAILNHEITVLPVLVNAIIAFFAFSAAASAIYIINDLFDLPLDRQHARKRNRAFASGVFSIPFGLKVAIGLLILAGLLAAQLHWTFAAVLVLYLIATTAYSLSLKRMLLIDVLTLAGLYTLRILAGSAANQIEGSFWLLAFSSFFFLSLALVKRYVELQNTTLVEKNRIAGRGYRQADREVVAQCGVASAFAAATVLALYVNSDAVVSLYSYPWLIWPLCPIVLYLNIRIWILAHRGEMHDDPVVFIISDWRSQIVIAIGAALLLYGGMRS encoded by the coding sequence GTGGATGCTCAGTCTGATAACAAGGCTATGGATCTTGTAGTAGATCTTGATGGCACGTTGATTGCCACAGACCTTTTGTGGGAAAGTACCTTTCAACTGCTCAAGCAGAACATGTTCTATATCTTCCTTCTGCCTGTCTGGGCGCTGAGGGGAAAGGGCTATCTGAAACATCAGATATCGCTTCGCGTGGCGATCGATCCGGCGATACTCCCCTATCGAGGCGAATTCATTGCCTATCTGCGCGAGGAGCATGGAAAAGGGCGCCGATTGGTGCTCGCAACGGGTGCCGCGCGCAGATTTGCCGAAAGTATCGCGGCGCATCTTGGCGTTTTCGATGCGGTCTATGCGACCGACGAGATTCGTAATCTTACGTCTACCCACAAGACCAAATTCCTGCTTGAGACGTTTGGTGACGCCAAATTTGCCTATGCGGGAAACAGCAAGGCGGATGTCCCCGTGTTCAATGCCGCAAGCGAGGCGATTGTGGTTGCGCCCGACCGGGCAGCGGCCAAATGGCAACGCGTGCATTCAGCACGGTTGTTCGAAGCGCCGAAGACCAGTTGGAAGGCGTTCTTCAAGATGCTTCGTGTGCATCAGTGGATGAAGAATACGCTGATCTTTGTGCCTGCAATTCTCAATCATGAGATCACGGTCTTGCCCGTCCTTGTGAATGCGATCATTGCGTTCTTTGCATTCTCGGCGGCCGCATCGGCAATATACATAATCAACGATCTGTTCGATCTTCCGCTGGATCGTCAGCATGCGCGCAAACGGAACCGGGCTTTTGCCAGCGGGGTATTTTCCATACCCTTTGGCCTGAAAGTGGCGATCGGGCTGCTCATTCTGGCCGGGCTGCTCGCTGCTCAATTGCACTGGACTTTCGCTGCGGTGCTGGTGCTTTATCTCATTGCCACCACGGCCTATTCCTTGTCGCTGAAGCGTATGTTGCTGATCGACGTCTTGACTCTCGCTGGCCTCTATACGCTGCGTATTCTGGCTGGGTCCGCAGCCAACCAGATTGAAGGTTCTTTCTGGCTACTGGCCTTCTCGTCGTTCTTCTTTCTCTCGCTGGCTCTCGTCAAACGTTACGTCGAACTGCAAAACACGACGCTTGTCGAAAAGAACCGCATTGCGGGCAGGGGCTACCGGCAAGCCGATCGGGAGGTCGTTGCACAATGTGGTGTTGCATCGGCATTTGCTGCCGCGACGGTTCTCGCTCTTTATGTCAATAGCGATGCGGTCGTCAGCCTCTACTCCTACCCATGGTTGATCTGGCCGCTTTGCCCGATCGTGCTTTACCTGAATATCCGTATCTGGATCCTGGCACATCGCGGCGAGATGCACGACGATCCCGTCGTGTTCATTATTTCAGACTGGCGCAGCCAAATCGTGATTGCGATCGGCGCGGCGTTGCTCCTTTATGGCGGCATGCGCTCATGA